GAGGGGGTGGGCGTTATCCTTGTGGTCTTGAGGGACGTGAGGAAGAGTTACCGCATCGGCAAGGTGGAGGTGCCGGCCCTGCGGGGGATCACCCTGGAGGTGGAGGAAGGGGAGTTCACCTCGGTGATGGGTCCCTCCGGGTCGGGCAAATCCACCTTGCTCAACATCATCGGCTGCCTGGATCATCCCAGCGGCGGTTCCTACATACTCGGGGGCCGGGAAGTGAACGGCCTGGGGGATGCCGCTCTGGCGGCCATCCGCAACCGCATGCTGGGGTTCGTGTTCCAGAGCTTTCACCTGCTGCCCCGCATGACGGCGCGGCAGAACGTGGAGTTGCCCCTGGTGTACCGGGGGGTGCCGCCCCGGCAGAGGCGGCGTCTGGCCGAGGAGGCGCTGGCGGCGGTGGGCCTGGAGGCCGAGGCCGGGCGGCGTCCCACCGAGCTGTCCGGCGGCCAACAGCAACGGGTGGCCATCGCCCGCGCCCTGGTGGGCCAGCCGGCCCTCCTCCTGGCCGATGAGCCCACCGGTAACCTCGACAGCCGGACCGGGGAAGAGTTGATGGAGTTGTTCTCGCGCCTGAACCGCGAGCGGGGGATCACCATTCTGCAGGTGACCCACGACGAGCGCATGGCGCGCTACAGCCGGCGCATCGTGCGCCTGCAGGACGGCCAGATCGTGTCCGACGGGCCACCCGACGGCCACCCCGTACGCGGGGGTTCCGCGGGGGCAGGCGCGTGTGCGGACTTTAGTGCCGGATCAGGGCAGGAGGGGTAGCGAAATGTGGCGCCGGGTTATCGGTTGGGTACTGGTGGCACTCATCCTGGTCGGGGGCGGGACCTACGCCTACAAGAAGCTCCTGCCCAAGCCGGAGGAATCCGCGGGGCCGGTGTACGCCACCGCCAAGGTGAAGCGGGGCGACCTCAGGGTGGCCGTGGAGGCGGTGGGGCAGCTTCAGCCCATCTACAGGGGTGACTTGGTGGCTCCGGTGGACGGCACCCTGGTTTCCATCGAAGTGCAGCG
The genomic region above belongs to Bacillota bacterium and contains:
- a CDS encoding ABC transporter ATP-binding protein encodes the protein MLVVLRDVRKSYRIGKVEVPALRGITLEVEEGEFTSVMGPSGSGKSTLLNIIGCLDHPSGGSYILGGREVNGLGDAALAAIRNRMLGFVFQSFHLLPRMTARQNVELPLVYRGVPPRQRRRLAEEALAAVGLEAEAGRRPTELSGGQQQRVAIARALVGQPALLLADEPTGNLDSRTGEELMELFSRLNRERGITILQVTHDERMARYSRRIVRLQDGQIVSDGPPDGHPVRGGSAGAGACADFSAGSGQEG